A genomic segment from Pseudoxanthomonas sp. CF385 encodes:
- the ttcA gene encoding tRNA 2-thiocytidine(32) synthetase TtcA: protein MSTVLPLPDPILRRPAADPRRAVHEQGKLGKRLRRQVGQAIADFGMIEEGDKVMVCLSGGKDSYTMLDILLQLQKKAPVRFELVAVNLDQKQPDFPEHVLPAYLASVGVPYHIIEQDTYSVVSRVIPEGKTMCSLCSRLRRGALYSYAEENGFTKIALGHHRDDLVATFFLNMFFHAKLSGMPPKLLSDNGKHVVIRPLAYVREDDIAEYAEAKAFPIIPCNLCGSQENLQRKQVKKMMDTWERETPGRIETIARALGDIRPSQLSDPNLFDFLSLGHRDGAALPDAHAWLAGEPHADAETLA, encoded by the coding sequence ATGAGCACCGTCCTACCCCTGCCCGACCCCATCCTGCGCCGCCCGGCCGCCGATCCTCGGCGTGCGGTGCACGAGCAGGGCAAGCTGGGCAAGCGCCTGCGCCGGCAGGTGGGCCAGGCCATCGCCGACTTCGGCATGATCGAGGAAGGCGACAAGGTGATGGTGTGCCTGTCCGGCGGCAAGGACAGCTACACGATGCTGGACATCCTGTTGCAGCTGCAGAAGAAGGCGCCGGTCCGCTTCGAACTGGTCGCGGTCAACCTGGACCAGAAGCAGCCGGATTTTCCCGAACACGTGCTGCCGGCGTACCTGGCCTCGGTAGGCGTGCCGTACCACATCATCGAACAGGACACCTATTCGGTGGTCAGCCGGGTGATACCGGAAGGCAAGACGATGTGCTCGCTGTGCTCGCGCCTGCGCCGCGGCGCGCTGTACAGCTACGCCGAGGAGAACGGCTTCACCAAGATCGCGCTGGGCCACCATCGCGACGACCTGGTGGCGACGTTCTTCCTCAACATGTTCTTCCACGCCAAGCTCTCGGGCATGCCGCCCAAGCTGCTGTCGGACAACGGCAAGCACGTGGTGATCCGCCCGCTGGCCTACGTGCGTGAGGACGACATCGCCGAGTACGCCGAGGCCAAGGCCTTCCCGATCATCCCCTGCAACCTGTGCGGCAGCCAGGAGAACCTGCAGCGCAAGCAGGTCAAGAAGATGATGGACACCTGGGAGCGCGAGACCCCCGGCCGCATCGAGACCATCGCCCGCGCGCTGGGCGATATCCGTCCTTCGCAGCTGAGCGACCCCAACCTGTTCGATTTCCTGTCGCTGGGCCACCGGGACGGCGCCGCGCTGCCCGATGCCCACGCCTGGCTGGCCGGCGAACCGCACGCCGACGCCGAAACGCTGGCCTGA
- the tatB gene encoding Sec-independent protein translocase protein TatB: protein MFDIGFSELLVIAVVALIVLGPERLPKAARFAGLWVRRARAQWYSVKDELERELASEELKRNLKDAQDALRDTEQRIRDSARETERQFEEVRTAARDDARALRDDVESAITPPALAKPQVTADAPDPVMEEEGRLASTTDTHDDVPADEAQAPDIGTTADLFPPKESR from the coding sequence ATGTTCGACATCGGTTTCAGTGAACTGCTGGTCATCGCGGTCGTCGCGTTGATCGTGCTCGGCCCCGAACGCCTGCCCAAGGCGGCGCGGTTCGCCGGCCTGTGGGTGCGCCGCGCGCGCGCGCAGTGGTACTCGGTCAAGGACGAACTCGAGCGCGAGCTCGCGTCCGAGGAACTGAAGCGCAACCTCAAGGACGCCCAGGACGCATTGCGCGACACCGAGCAGCGCATCCGCGACAGCGCGCGAGAGACCGAGCGCCAGTTCGAGGAAGTCCGCACGGCCGCACGCGACGATGCCAGGGCGCTGCGCGACGATGTCGAGTCCGCGATCACCCCGCCCGCGCTCGCCAAGCCGCAGGTGACAGCGGACGCGCCGGATCCGGTGATGGAGGAGGAAGGCCGCCTCGCGTCGACGACCGATACGCATGACGACGTGCCGGCGGATGAAGCGCAGGCGCCCGACATCGGTACCACGGCCGACCTGTTCCCGCCGAAGGAGTCGCGATGA
- the tatA gene encoding Sec-independent protein translocase subunit TatA — protein MGGLSIWHWIIVLVVVLLVFGTKRLRSAGKDLGEAVKGFKEGMRDDKAAGQLGDQSRNEESSASKERDRDAS, from the coding sequence ATGGGCGGTTTGAGCATCTGGCATTGGATCATCGTGCTGGTGGTCGTGCTGCTGGTCTTCGGCACCAAGCGTCTGCGTAGCGCCGGCAAGGACCTGGGCGAGGCCGTGAAGGGCTTCAAGGAAGGCATGCGCGACGACAAGGCGGCCGGCCAGCTGGGCGACCAGTCCCGCAACGAAGAGTCCAGCGCCTCCAAAGAGCGCGACCGCGACGCCAGCTGA
- a CDS encoding BPSS1780 family membrane protein yields MSTINKVPASAGAEWLLAGCALLKRAPVPLATLAVLWGMLSMVVMLVAVMLPATLLAMQFLLVLAGPLFFAGMLWAVREVDEGRHATPSNLLQPVRDGHALALVITLLPQLAAALVMGALLFVMVGTEQLQHLADVYQKMQAIAAAGGQPDPALVEGLPAGRLLLWLLLVAVVFVAVKWMTFIASPQILFSNTHVVDAMRNSLRACAHNWTAMLVFYLLAGIAIFAVGTGSLLVASLLSLVLGPTLAMGLWQFVLMAVVMPVLAGAAYAAWRQMMGHVASATSASAPSHIEV; encoded by the coding sequence ATGTCGACGATCAACAAGGTGCCGGCCAGTGCCGGCGCGGAATGGCTGCTGGCGGGCTGCGCCCTGCTGAAGCGGGCGCCGGTGCCGCTGGCGACGCTGGCCGTCCTGTGGGGGATGCTCTCGATGGTCGTGATGCTGGTGGCGGTGATGCTGCCGGCCACGCTGCTGGCGATGCAGTTCCTGCTGGTGCTGGCGGGTCCGTTGTTCTTCGCCGGCATGCTGTGGGCCGTGCGCGAGGTGGACGAAGGTCGCCACGCCACGCCGTCCAACCTGCTGCAGCCGGTGCGCGACGGCCATGCGCTGGCCCTGGTGATCACGCTGCTGCCCCAACTGGCGGCCGCACTGGTGATGGGTGCGCTCCTCTTCGTCATGGTGGGCACCGAACAGCTGCAGCACCTGGCGGACGTCTACCAGAAGATGCAGGCCATCGCCGCGGCCGGCGGCCAGCCCGATCCCGCCCTGGTCGAAGGACTGCCCGCCGGACGCCTGCTGCTCTGGCTGTTGCTGGTCGCGGTGGTGTTCGTGGCGGTGAAGTGGATGACGTTCATCGCGTCGCCGCAGATCCTGTTCTCGAACACGCATGTCGTCGACGCGATGCGCAACAGCCTGCGCGCCTGCGCCCACAACTGGACCGCGATGCTGGTGTTCTACCTGTTGGCCGGCATCGCGATCTTCGCCGTCGGCACGGGCTCGCTGCTGGTGGCCTCGCTGCTGTCGCTGGTACTGGGCCCGACGCTCGCGATGGGCCTGTGGCAGTTCGTGCTGATGGCCGTCGTAATGCCGGTGCTGGCCGGTGCGGCGTATGCCGCATGGCGGCAGATGATGGGCCACGTCGCGTCGGCTACCTCCGCATCCGCGCCCAGCCATATCGAAGTCTGA
- the hemH gene encoding ferrochelatase, with amino-acid sequence MPDTPATALLIVNLGTPEAPTAPAVRRYLGEFLSDRRVVQIPRIAWLPLLHGLILPLRGPKAAAKYASIWLPEGSPLAVYTRRLAAAVQARLPQWRVVDAMRYGEPSLASRLQALRKDGVQRVVVLPLYPQYSTTTTESVRDVVARDGGGLQVHFIEEYAVDPGWLAAVVASIRSWRAVRGAGEHLLFSYHGLPQRVARAGDPYPQQCEASTRAIVQALGLPDDAWTLTYQSRFGKERWLEPATDVTLRALAARGVRKVDVVCPGFAVDCLETLEEVGLGLAEEFAHAGGELRYLPCLNDGDAHADALATLARRAAGGAAA; translated from the coding sequence ATGCCCGATACGCCTGCCACCGCCCTGCTCATCGTCAATCTCGGTACGCCCGAGGCGCCCACCGCACCGGCGGTGCGTCGCTATCTGGGGGAGTTCCTCAGCGATCGTCGGGTCGTGCAGATTCCGCGCATTGCGTGGCTGCCGCTGCTGCACGGCCTCATCCTGCCGCTGCGCGGGCCGAAGGCGGCGGCCAAGTACGCCAGCATCTGGCTGCCCGAAGGTTCGCCCTTGGCGGTCTACACGCGTCGCCTGGCCGCGGCGGTGCAGGCCCGCCTGCCGCAGTGGCGGGTGGTGGATGCGATGCGCTACGGCGAACCTTCGCTGGCGTCCCGCCTGCAGGCCCTGCGCAAGGACGGCGTGCAACGGGTCGTCGTGCTGCCGCTGTATCCGCAATACTCGACGACGACGACCGAGTCGGTCCGCGATGTGGTGGCGCGGGACGGCGGCGGGTTGCAGGTGCATTTCATCGAGGAGTACGCCGTCGATCCCGGTTGGCTGGCGGCCGTCGTCGCCTCCATCCGTTCATGGCGCGCCGTGCGCGGCGCGGGCGAGCATCTGCTGTTCTCCTACCATGGCCTGCCGCAGCGCGTGGCGCGCGCGGGCGATCCGTATCCGCAGCAGTGCGAAGCCAGCACGCGCGCGATCGTGCAGGCGTTGGGCCTGCCGGACGACGCATGGACGCTGACCTACCAGTCGCGCTTCGGCAAGGAGCGCTGGCTGGAGCCGGCGACCGACGTCACGCTCCGCGCGCTGGCCGCACGCGGCGTACGCAAGGTGGATGTCGTCTGCCCGGGCTTCGCTGTCGATTGCCTGGAGACGCTGGAGGAAGTGGGCCTCGGCCTGGCGGAGGAATTCGCCCACGCGGGCGGCGAACTGCGCTACCTGCCGTGCCTCAACGACGGCGATGCGCACGCGGATGCGCTGGCGACGCTGGCGCGCCGCGCCGCGGGTGGTGCCGCAGCATGA
- a CDS encoding SprT family zinc-dependent metalloprotease — protein MPSLLHRLIARTPRSVERDTVTLALDDGRSLEVQRVRDPRAKRLKLSVDERGARLTLPWRASLVSGDRFLQQHRDWLAEQLSRYAPDEEIAALTPGVTATLPLRGDDLPLHWHEGRFTRITRHEDGIHVALSARTGDATLRKTLRAFYEAEARADIGRWLPGYLAGLPRAPRQIRLKVMSSQWGSLAPDGTLTLDLALVLGRPSAFEYVLVHELCHLLQANHSPAFWREVEARFPGWRDERAYFHAEGRRLKSRLHRLLSGD, from the coding sequence ATGCCGTCCCTGCTCCATCGCCTGATCGCCCGCACGCCCCGCAGCGTCGAGCGCGACACGGTCACGCTGGCGCTCGACGATGGCCGGTCGCTGGAGGTGCAGCGCGTGCGCGACCCGCGCGCCAAGCGCCTGAAGCTGAGCGTCGACGAACGCGGGGCGCGGCTCACGCTGCCCTGGCGCGCCAGCCTGGTATCGGGCGACCGCTTCCTGCAGCAACATCGGGACTGGCTGGCCGAGCAGCTCTCGCGATACGCGCCGGATGAAGAGATCGCCGCGCTTACGCCGGGCGTCACCGCGACCCTGCCGTTGCGCGGCGACGATCTTCCGCTGCACTGGCACGAAGGGCGCTTCACCCGCATCACGCGACACGAGGACGGCATCCACGTCGCGCTGTCCGCACGCACCGGTGACGCCACGCTGCGCAAGACACTGCGTGCGTTCTACGAAGCCGAGGCGCGCGCCGACATCGGTCGCTGGCTGCCCGGCTATCTCGCCGGCCTGCCCCGCGCGCCGCGCCAGATCCGGCTGAAGGTGATGTCTTCGCAGTGGGGCTCGCTCGCACCCGACGGTACGCTCACCCTGGACCTGGCCCTGGTCCTCGGACGTCCCTCGGCGTTCGAGTACGTGCTGGTCCACGAGCTCTGCCATCTGCTGCAGGCCAATCACTCGCCCGCGTTCTGGCGGGAAGTGGAGGCGCGTTTCCCCGGGTGGCGGGATGAGCGCGCGTATTTCCACGCCGAAGGACGGCGCCTGAAGTCGCGCCTGCATCGGCTGTTGTCCGGCGACTGA
- a CDS encoding YdcH family protein: MEASNPSDVAQKIAELRVEHRDLDEAIAKLVDDADADEVAIKRLKKRKLWLKDCIARLESALIPDEPA; the protein is encoded by the coding sequence ATGGAAGCCAGCAACCCCTCCGATGTCGCCCAGAAGATCGCCGAACTCCGCGTGGAGCATCGGGACCTCGACGAGGCCATCGCGAAGCTGGTGGACGACGCCGACGCCGATGAGGTGGCCATCAAGCGCCTGAAGAAGCGCAAGCTGTGGCTGAAGGACTGCATCGCACGGCTCGAGAGCGCGCTGATTCCGGACGAGCCCGCCTGA
- a CDS encoding alpha/beta hydrolase, translating into MMLRDFELQIPLGRITGLRSEGEGTRVIALHGWLDNAASFVPLAPYLAGVQLVAPDLPGHGASAHLAPGAEYTSGVAVNAVLDIADALGWETFSLLGHSMGAGIASLVAASVPERVQRLVVIEALGGLAETVERTADRWREAIAAARALPGKKLRVFADLASPVRARMQANQLSEAAARLLVERGVRAVDDGYVWSSDPRLTLPTPQRLSEPQLARLVAGIACPTTVVYADPPQAYFPEPLRTQRAQLLPDGRLHVIAGIHHLHMEDPAAVADMIGDFLRG; encoded by the coding sequence ATGATGCTGCGCGACTTCGAGCTGCAGATCCCGCTGGGACGCATCACCGGCCTGCGCAGCGAGGGCGAGGGCACGCGCGTGATCGCGCTGCATGGTTGGCTCGACAATGCGGCGAGCTTCGTCCCGCTGGCACCCTATCTGGCGGGCGTGCAGCTGGTCGCACCCGACCTGCCGGGACATGGCGCCAGTGCCCACCTCGCGCCCGGTGCGGAATACACCAGCGGTGTGGCGGTGAATGCCGTGCTCGACATCGCCGATGCGCTGGGCTGGGAGACGTTTTCGCTGCTGGGCCACTCGATGGGCGCCGGCATCGCGAGCCTGGTGGCGGCCTCGGTGCCGGAGCGCGTGCAGCGCCTGGTGGTGATCGAAGCGCTGGGCGGGCTGGCGGAAACCGTCGAACGCACCGCCGACCGCTGGCGCGAGGCCATCGCCGCGGCGCGTGCGCTGCCGGGCAAGAAGCTGCGCGTGTTCGCCGACCTCGCGTCGCCGGTGCGTGCCCGCATGCAGGCCAATCAGTTGAGCGAAGCCGCGGCACGGCTGCTGGTCGAGCGCGGCGTGCGCGCGGTGGACGACGGTTATGTCTGGAGCAGCGATCCCCGGCTCACGCTGCCCACGCCGCAGCGCCTGAGCGAGCCGCAGCTCGCGCGACTCGTTGCCGGCATCGCCTGTCCCACGACGGTGGTCTACGCCGATCCGCCGCAGGCCTACTTCCCCGAGCCGCTGCGCACGCAACGCGCGCAGCTGCTGCCGGACGGCCGTCTGCATGTCATCGCCGGCATCCACCATCTCCACATGGAAGATCCTGCCGCGGTCGCCGACATGATCGGCGATTTCCTGCGCGGTTGA
- a CDS encoding recombination-associated protein RdgC, with protein MFFRNLTLFRFPTALDFSQLDELLPEAALKPVGPLELSSRGFISPFGRGEAALSHRINDAIWLSVGGEDKILPGAVVNDLLQKKLLEIEEKEGRKPGGKTRKRLKDDLLHELLPRAFVKPSRTDALIDLEHGFIAVDASSRKTGENVVSEVRRALGSFPALPLNAEVAPRNVLTGWIAGEPLPEGLSLGEECELKDAMEGGAVVKCQNQELQSDEIAKHLEAGKQVTKLALVLDDHVSFVLGEDLIVRKLKFLDGAVDQLENTEHDDLRAELDARFALMAGELKRLFLVLEHALKLSKAD; from the coding sequence ATGTTCTTCCGCAATCTCACGCTGTTCCGCTTCCCCACCGCCCTCGATTTCTCCCAGCTCGACGAGCTGCTCCCCGAAGCCGCGCTCAAACCGGTCGGCCCGCTGGAGCTGTCGTCGCGCGGCTTCATCTCGCCGTTCGGTCGCGGCGAAGCGGCACTGTCCCACCGCATCAACGACGCGATCTGGCTGAGCGTCGGCGGTGAGGACAAGATCCTGCCGGGCGCGGTGGTCAACGACCTGCTGCAGAAGAAGCTGCTCGAGATCGAAGAGAAGGAAGGCCGCAAGCCCGGCGGCAAGACCCGCAAGCGCTTGAAGGACGACCTGCTGCACGAGCTGCTGCCGCGCGCCTTCGTCAAACCCTCGCGCACCGACGCGCTGATCGACCTGGAGCACGGCTTCATCGCCGTCGATGCATCCTCGCGCAAGACCGGCGAGAACGTGGTCTCGGAAGTGCGCCGCGCGCTGGGCAGCTTCCCCGCCCTGCCGCTCAATGCCGAAGTCGCGCCGCGCAACGTGCTGACCGGCTGGATCGCCGGCGAACCGCTGCCGGAAGGCCTGTCGCTGGGCGAGGAGTGCGAGCTCAAGGACGCGATGGAAGGCGGCGCGGTGGTGAAGTGCCAGAACCAGGAACTGCAGAGCGACGAGATCGCCAAGCACCTGGAAGCCGGCAAGCAGGTCACCAAGCTGGCGTTGGTGCTGGACGACCACGTGTCGTTCGTCCTCGGCGAAGACCTGATCGTGCGCAAGCTGAAGTTCCTCGACGGCGCGGTCGACCAGTTGGAGAACACCGAGCACGACGACCTGCGCGCCGAGCTCGACGCCCGCTTCGCCCTGATGGCCGGCGAGCTGAAACGATTGTTCCTGGTGCTGGAACACGCACTGAAGCTCAGCAAGGCGGACTGA
- the plsB gene encoding glycerol-3-phosphate 1-O-acyltransferase PlsB → MRPMPEQDPLPFPDASASTPPEKKPVVEPALASGTTADDDAPLTAGAPMTPPPPPRQAKRPLWARLLSRLADPWLALSIEPGTPGELLDTRPICYVLEDYGLSNALILDRACRDAGLPSPLLPLPVPGNPLGRKRAYVALSRRNASTLIPDQVSAKTHSGSLAKLLQAHRAHPDLDVQLVPVSIFVGRAPDKQSGWFSVLFSENWAIVGRFRRLLAILLNGRGTIVRFAPPVSLRNTVDEGLEPERTVRKLSRVLRTHFHRIREAIIGPDLSTRRLLVDQVLAAEPVKEAIAEQAKRDKSKPEDAWKKAHAYAWEIAADYSNPVVRSASFLLSHVWNQIYDGVLVHHLDKFKQAAPGHEVVYVPCHRSHMDYLLLSYLLYERGIVPPHIAAGINLNLPVVGTLLRKGGAFFMRRSFRGNPLYSAVFTEYVAQLVSGGYSLEYFIEGGRSRTGRLLAPKGGMISMTVRAFLRQPRKPVLFQPVYIGYEKLLEGTSYLDELSGRPKEKESIWAVLWGIPKVLRQNYGQVVVNFGEPILLNDALATHAPEWDGQPVGEEEKPAWLSDTVDALAQQIHVNINRAADVNPINLLALALLSTPKHAMGETDLIAQIELSKTLLAELPYSDRVTVTPHSPERIIAHAEEINMLQRIKHPLGDVLSVDGDTAVLLSYYRNNVIHLFTASSWIACCFQNNRRMSRAGVLRLGRTLYPFLQEELFLPWSEDEFAERMERTIEVFIREGLLQQVNEDDGGILARSAGQTDEVFRLRAIGHSLQQAFERYYIAISVLVKNGPGTLGAAELESLCQQAAQRLSLLYAPAAPEFFDKSLFRSFIQKLRELKLVWPDENSKLLFDDRLDAWARDAKAILGRELRHTIEKVSPEAARPAEPVPTQD, encoded by the coding sequence ATGCGGCCGATGCCTGAACAAGATCCCCTGCCGTTCCCGGACGCTTCCGCGTCGACGCCCCCGGAGAAGAAGCCGGTCGTCGAGCCTGCGCTCGCCTCCGGAACGACGGCCGACGATGATGCGCCGCTGACCGCCGGCGCCCCGATGACGCCGCCGCCGCCCCCGCGCCAGGCCAAGCGCCCGCTGTGGGCGCGGCTGCTGAGCCGCTTGGCCGATCCGTGGCTGGCGCTCTCGATCGAGCCGGGTACACCCGGCGAACTGCTGGATACCCGTCCGATCTGCTACGTGCTGGAAGACTACGGCCTCTCCAATGCGCTGATCCTGGACCGGGCCTGCCGCGACGCGGGCCTGCCCTCGCCGCTGCTGCCGCTGCCCGTGCCCGGCAATCCGCTCGGCCGGAAGCGTGCGTACGTGGCGCTGTCGCGCCGCAACGCCAGCACGCTGATCCCCGACCAGGTCAGCGCCAAGACCCACTCCGGCTCCCTCGCCAAGCTGCTGCAGGCGCATCGCGCCCATCCGGACCTGGACGTGCAGCTGGTGCCGGTCTCGATCTTCGTCGGCCGCGCGCCGGACAAGCAGAGCGGCTGGTTCTCGGTGCTGTTCTCGGAGAACTGGGCCATCGTCGGCCGCTTCCGCCGCCTGCTGGCCATCCTGCTCAACGGTCGCGGCACCATCGTGCGCTTCGCGCCGCCGGTGTCGCTGCGGAACACCGTCGACGAGGGCCTCGAGCCCGAACGCACGGTGCGCAAGCTGTCGCGCGTGCTCCGCACGCACTTCCACCGCATCCGCGAAGCCATCATCGGCCCCGACCTGTCCACCCGCCGCCTGCTGGTGGACCAGGTGCTGGCCGCCGAGCCGGTGAAGGAAGCCATCGCCGAGCAGGCCAAGCGCGACAAGTCCAAGCCCGAGGACGCGTGGAAGAAGGCGCACGCCTACGCATGGGAAATCGCGGCGGACTATTCCAATCCGGTGGTGCGCTCGGCCAGCTTCCTGCTGAGCCACGTGTGGAACCAGATCTACGACGGCGTGCTGGTCCATCACCTGGACAAGTTCAAGCAGGCCGCACCCGGCCATGAAGTGGTCTACGTGCCCTGCCACCGCAGCCACATGGACTACCTGCTGCTCTCGTACCTGCTGTACGAACGCGGCATCGTGCCGCCGCACATCGCGGCCGGCATCAACCTCAACCTGCCGGTGGTGGGCACGCTGCTGCGCAAGGGCGGTGCGTTCTTCATGCGCCGCAGCTTCCGCGGCAACCCGCTGTATTCGGCGGTGTTCACCGAGTACGTCGCGCAGCTGGTCTCGGGCGGCTACTCGCTGGAGTACTTCATCGAAGGCGGTCGTTCGCGCACGGGCCGCCTGCTGGCGCCCAAGGGCGGCATGATCTCGATGACGGTGCGCGCCTTCCTCCGCCAGCCGCGCAAGCCGGTGCTGTTCCAGCCCGTCTACATCGGCTACGAGAAGCTGCTGGAAGGCACGAGTTACCTGGACGAACTGAGCGGCCGGCCGAAGGAGAAGGAATCCATCTGGGCCGTGCTGTGGGGCATCCCGAAGGTGCTGCGGCAGAACTACGGCCAGGTGGTGGTGAACTTCGGCGAGCCGATCCTGCTCAACGATGCGCTGGCCACGCACGCGCCCGAGTGGGACGGGCAGCCGGTGGGCGAGGAAGAGAAGCCGGCCTGGCTCTCGGACACCGTCGACGCGCTGGCCCAGCAGATCCACGTCAACATCAACCGCGCCGCGGACGTGAACCCGATCAACCTGCTCGCGCTGGCGCTGCTGTCCACGCCGAAGCATGCGATGGGCGAAACCGACCTGATCGCGCAGATCGAACTCTCGAAGACGCTGCTCGCCGAGCTGCCCTACTCGGACCGCGTGACCGTCACCCCGCATTCGCCGGAACGGATCATCGCGCACGCCGAGGAGATCAACATGCTGCAGCGGATCAAGCATCCGCTGGGCGACGTGCTGAGCGTGGACGGCGACACCGCCGTGCTGCTCAGCTACTACCGCAACAACGTGATCCACCTGTTCACGGCATCATCGTGGATCGCCTGCTGTTTCCAGAACAACCGCCGCATGAGCCGTGCCGGCGTGCTGCGTCTGGGCCGCACGCTGTACCCGTTCCTGCAGGAAGAACTGTTCCTGCCGTGGAGCGAGGACGAATTCGCCGAACGCATGGAGCGCACCATCGAGGTGTTCATCCGCGAAGGCCTGCTGCAACAGGTCAACGAGGACGACGGCGGCATCCTGGCGCGCAGCGCCGGCCAGACCGACGAAGTGTTCCGCCTGCGCGCGATCGGGCATTCGCTGCAGCAGGCGTTCGAGCGTTACTACATCGCCATCTCGGTGCTGGTGAAGAACGGCCCCGGCACGCTGGGCGCGGCCGAACTCGAGAGCCTGTGCCAGCAGGCCGCGCAGCGCCTCAGCCTGCTGTACGCGCCGGCCGCGCCGGAATTCTTCGACAAGAGCCTGTTCCGCAGCTTCATCCAGAAACTGCGCGAACTGAAGCTGGTGTGGCCGGACGAGAACAGCAAGCTGCTGTTCGACGACCGCCTGGACGCCTGGGCGCGAGACGCCAAGGCGATCCTGGGCCGCGAACTGCGCCACACCATCGAGAAGGTCAGCCCCGAGGCCGCGCGCCCGGCCGAGCCCGTGCCGACGCAGGACTGA
- the tatC gene encoding twin-arginine translocase subunit TatC, protein MNREAPGQEAESSLMEHLLELRTRLVRGLTGTGLILLALLPFVRQLYDHLARPLISQLPAGQATQMIASDPTSGFFAPIKLAFFLALFLSSPWLLFQAWSFVAPGLYKHEKRLAMPLLVSAIALFYAGCAFAYFLVLPSVFHALTVFTPDIVTLAPDPAKYLDFVMVIFLAFGVSFELPVALVIMVLLGWVTPQQLREGRGYAIVGVFVIAALITPPDVVSQLMLAIPMCLLYEVGIVAAGWLKPRPVEP, encoded by the coding sequence ATGAACCGCGAGGCGCCGGGGCAGGAAGCCGAAAGCAGCCTGATGGAGCACCTGCTGGAGCTGCGTACGCGGCTGGTGCGCGGGCTCACAGGCACCGGCCTCATCCTGCTGGCGCTGCTGCCGTTCGTGCGGCAGCTGTACGACCATCTCGCCCGTCCGCTGATCTCCCAGCTGCCCGCCGGGCAGGCGACGCAGATGATCGCCAGCGATCCCACGTCGGGGTTCTTCGCGCCGATCAAGCTGGCGTTCTTCCTGGCGTTGTTCCTTTCTTCGCCCTGGTTGCTGTTCCAGGCGTGGAGTTTCGTGGCACCCGGCCTGTACAAGCATGAGAAGCGGCTGGCCATGCCGCTGCTGGTCTCCGCGATCGCGCTGTTCTACGCGGGTTGCGCGTTCGCGTACTTCCTCGTGCTGCCCAGCGTCTTCCATGCGCTGACCGTCTTTACGCCGGACATCGTGACGCTGGCACCGGATCCGGCGAAGTACCTGGACTTCGTGATGGTCATCTTCCTGGCCTTCGGCGTCAGCTTCGAGCTGCCCGTGGCCCTGGTCATCATGGTCCTGCTGGGCTGGGTGACGCCGCAGCAGCTGCGTGAAGGCCGCGGCTACGCCATCGTCGGCGTGTTCGTCATCGCCGCCCTGATCACCCCGCCGGACGTGGTGTCGCAGCTGATGCTCGCCATTCCGATGTGCCTGTTGTACGAAGTAGGCATCGTGGCGGCCGGGTGGCTAAAGCCGCGCCCCGTCGAACCCTGA
- a CDS encoding lipid-binding SYLF domain-containing protein — MNRTSRRLLPPTALALAAALFAGQAIAGPKEDERATNAVRVLNEIQRIPENGIPDKLLDEGKAIIVIPDTLKAGLVIGGRRGHGLMSVKTGDGSWSQPVFIKLTGGSIGFQAGVQSSDVVLVFRNDRSLDSIVNGKFTLGADAGVAAGPVGRNATAATDGQLKAEIWSWSRARGLFAGVALDGAVLQIDDEANTSVYGSAATPRAIFESRAGQPSDAVVGFRDQLEEVTELARGNRGTTGAVARATTPAPVIAPVVVEAPAPTQTQGFQPVQEGEVRTEPLDGTP; from the coding sequence ATGAACCGCACCTCCCGCCGCCTGCTGCCGCCCACCGCCCTCGCCCTGGCCGCCGCCCTGTTCGCAGGCCAGGCCATCGCCGGGCCGAAGGAAGACGAGCGCGCGACCAACGCGGTCCGCGTGCTCAACGAGATCCAGCGCATTCCCGAGAACGGGATCCCCGACAAGCTGCTGGACGAAGGCAAGGCGATCATCGTCATCCCCGACACGCTGAAAGCGGGCCTGGTCATCGGAGGTCGTCGCGGCCATGGCCTGATGTCGGTCAAGACGGGCGACGGCAGCTGGTCGCAACCCGTCTTCATCAAGCTCACCGGCGGCAGCATCGGCTTCCAGGCCGGCGTGCAGTCCTCGGACGTGGTGCTGGTGTTCCGCAACGACCGTTCGCTGGACTCCATCGTCAACGGCAAGTTCACCCTCGGCGCCGATGCCGGCGTGGCCGCGGGTCCGGTGGGCCGCAACGCCACCGCCGCGACCGATGGCCAGCTGAAGGCCGAGATCTGGTCGTGGTCGCGTGCGCGCGGCCTGTTCGCAGGCGTCGCCCTGGATGGCGCGGTGCTGCAGATCGACGACGAAGCCAACACTTCCGTCTACGGCAGCGCCGCCACACCGCGCGCCATCTTCGAGAGCCGCGCCGGCCAGCCCTCCGATGCCGTGGTCGGGTTCCGCGACCAGCTGGAAGAAGTCACCGAGCTGGCCCGCGGCAATCGCGGCACCACCGGCGCCGTGGCGCGCGCCACGACCCCGGCGCCGGTGATCGCGCCAGTCGTGGTGGAAGCCCCGGCGCCGACGCAGACGCAGGGCTTCCAGCCGGTTCAGGAAGGCGAAGTCCGCACGGAGCCGCTGGACGGCACGCCCTGA